One window of the Actinomycetes bacterium genome contains the following:
- a CDS encoding HD domain-containing phosphohydrolase, with product MGPRPEGVRVAELVATLSYAADLGLGQPMAHCMRQTVIALRLADLLGADAADREATFYLGLLMNAYCHADAAEQAEWFGDDIGLKGDLFEAFDMTTAQFVPFMLRRVAARGSGLERARRVAVASVVGKRTAMTFLTTHATLGSQFAMRIGLGEASASAIGQGYEQWDGRGLPRGLKGEQICLPARLVPFASPVEVFSRRHGVEAARSIARRRRGTQFDARVVDAFCDHAEEVLADLDNAADWDVVLADKPFLDRRVDGAELDELLEAMADLVDMKSPHLAGHSRGVANLAAAAARVSGGSDDEVTTVRRAGLIHDLGRLGVSNAIWDKPALLGGTERDRVQLHPHLTERMLARVDALTASRTIAARHHERLDGSGYPRGLGAAALSPQDRLLAAADVYHAMTEPRPYRPPASADHAARVLQSEVRDGRLDGEAVNAVLAAAGRRAPARRQWPGGLTAREVEVLQLVARGQSDKQVARRLGVTHKTASNHVQHIYVKLGVSSRAAATLWATQHGLMGQFETD from the coding sequence ATGGGCCCACGCCCTGAGGGCGTACGCGTCGCCGAGCTGGTGGCGACGCTCTCCTATGCCGCCGACCTGGGTCTCGGCCAGCCCATGGCGCACTGCATGCGCCAGACCGTCATCGCGCTCCGGCTCGCCGACCTCCTCGGCGCTGACGCCGCGGATCGCGAGGCCACGTTCTATCTGGGTCTGTTGATGAACGCCTACTGCCACGCGGATGCGGCCGAGCAGGCGGAGTGGTTCGGCGACGACATCGGGCTCAAGGGCGACCTGTTCGAGGCGTTCGACATGACCACCGCACAGTTCGTCCCCTTCATGCTCCGCCGTGTCGCCGCTCGCGGGTCAGGGCTCGAGCGAGCCCGGCGCGTCGCGGTCGCGTCGGTGGTCGGGAAGCGGACGGCGATGACCTTCCTGACCACTCACGCCACGCTCGGTTCGCAGTTCGCCATGCGGATCGGCCTGGGCGAGGCCTCGGCCAGCGCGATCGGCCAGGGCTACGAGCAGTGGGACGGCCGCGGCCTACCTCGCGGTCTCAAGGGCGAGCAGATCTGCCTGCCGGCTCGGCTGGTCCCGTTCGCGAGTCCCGTCGAAGTGTTCAGCCGGCGGCATGGGGTCGAGGCCGCCCGCTCGATCGCCCGGCGCCGACGCGGCACCCAGTTCGACGCGCGGGTCGTCGACGCGTTCTGCGACCACGCCGAGGAGGTGCTCGCCGACCTCGACAACGCCGCCGACTGGGACGTGGTGCTGGCGGACAAGCCGTTCCTCGACCGCCGAGTCGACGGGGCCGAGCTGGACGAGCTGCTCGAGGCCATGGCCGACCTGGTGGACATGAAGTCACCCCACCTCGCCGGGCACTCGCGGGGCGTGGCGAACCTGGCTGCCGCGGCCGCCCGGGTCTCGGGAGGGTCGGACGACGAGGTCACGACCGTTCGCCGCGCCGGGCTGATCCACGACCTCGGTCGCCTCGGCGTGTCCAACGCGATCTGGGACAAGCCCGCCCTGCTCGGGGGGACCGAGCGAGACCGAGTGCAGCTGCACCCCCATCTCACCGAACGGATGCTGGCCAGGGTGGATGCCCTCACGGCGAGCCGGACCATCGCCGCACGCCACCACGAGCGGCTCGACGGGTCCGGCTACCCCCGCGGGCTCGGCGCCGCCGCGCTGTCCCCGCAGGATCGCCTGCTGGCCGCCGCCGACGTCTACCACGCGATGACCGAGCCGCGCCCGTACCGCCCGCCGGCCAGCGCCGACCATGCCGCGCGCGTGCTGCAGTCGGAGGTGCGCGACGGCCGGCTTGACGGCGAGGCTGTCAACGCCGTGCTCGCCGCAGCCGGACGTCGCGCTCCGGCGCGGCGGCAGTGGCCCGGCGGACTCACCGCCCGCGAGGTGGAGGTGCTCCAGCTGGTGGCGCGGGGGCAATCGGACAAGCAGGTCGCGCGACGCCTCGGTGTCACGCACAAGACCGCGTCGAACCACGTACAGCACATCTACGTCAAGCTCGGCGTCTCCAGCCGCGCGGCCGCGACGCTGTGGGCCACCCAGCATGGGCTGATGGGCCAGTTCGAGACCGACTGA
- a CDS encoding SHOCT domain-containing protein codes for MSLIAEQWGVGQVLWSMLWFFLFFVWIWLLIVVFSDIFRSHDMGGFAKTLWVLFVIILPFLGVFVYIIARGHKMQEHAAQAAQAQEAATRQYVQSVAGTPSAADEIARLSDLKNQGVISEAEFQAGKAKALGNS; via the coding sequence ATGTCGCTCATCGCCGAGCAGTGGGGCGTTGGTCAGGTCCTGTGGTCGATGCTCTGGTTCTTCCTGTTCTTCGTCTGGATCTGGCTGCTCATCGTGGTGTTCTCGGACATCTTCCGCAGTCACGACATGGGCGGCTTCGCCAAGACGCTGTGGGTCCTGTTCGTGATCATCCTGCCGTTCTTGGGCGTGTTCGTGTACATCATCGCCCGGGGTCACAAGATGCAGGAGCACGCGGCGCAGGCCGCCCAGGCGCAGGAGGCGGCTACGCGCCAGTACGTGCAGAGCGTGGCGGGAACGCCCAGCGCCGCGGACGAGATCGCACGCCTGTCGGACCTCAAGAACCAGGGCGTCATCAGCGAGGCGGAGTTCCAGGCCGGGAAGGCCAAGGCCCTCGGCAACAGCTGA
- a CDS encoding DegT/DnrJ/EryC1/StrS family aminotransferase, with protein MTADPRGLRPHAPLLDAYLRALDRPGLPFCIPGHKQRTDLVGQVVRGDVPMFGAVDTMKVAHGSLGEAERRAAALWGADVCRFSVGGSTHGNQTLALAIGAPGDSVVVARTLHRSLLLGLVLAGLQPVWVRPEVDDDTGLPLGVPVGDVSRALASHPDAKAVFLGDPSYVGTLSDVSAIADAAHSHGVPLVLDAAWAAHFGFHPALPQHGLQRGADALVTSAHKTLPAYTQGALVLARTQRIDEQRLDAAFEATHTTSPAGSILASIDAARALLERDGEQLLGRLVDVVADARQRLALVPGLRVVDGPVIDPAKLVLVLAGTGADGTAVERDLIEAGMPVEMADRDTLIPMVTVADRPEHLGPFLDTLVASIERHRTDPRAVVTSAAWTVEPETVLLPREAFFAPRTQLALDDAVGRVSAELVAPYPPGIPVLAPGERVTRESVDALLHARATGVRIAYAADPTLSSLRVVS; from the coding sequence GTGACGGCCGATCCGCGGGGCCTGCGACCCCACGCGCCGCTCCTCGACGCCTATCTGCGAGCCCTCGACCGCCCGGGCCTGCCGTTCTGCATCCCCGGTCACAAGCAGCGAACCGACCTGGTGGGCCAGGTCGTGCGCGGCGACGTCCCCATGTTCGGCGCCGTGGACACGATGAAGGTCGCCCACGGCAGCTTGGGGGAGGCCGAACGGCGCGCTGCCGCGCTCTGGGGTGCGGACGTGTGCCGGTTCTCGGTCGGCGGGTCGACGCACGGCAACCAGACTCTGGCGCTCGCCATCGGCGCACCCGGGGACAGCGTCGTCGTCGCGAGGACGCTGCACCGTTCGTTGCTGCTCGGGCTGGTCCTCGCGGGGCTGCAGCCGGTGTGGGTACGTCCGGAGGTGGACGACGACACGGGTCTGCCGCTCGGCGTCCCTGTTGGCGACGTCTCGCGCGCGCTTGCGAGCCACCCTGACGCCAAGGCGGTGTTCCTCGGCGACCCGTCGTACGTCGGGACGCTGAGCGACGTCTCCGCGATCGCCGACGCCGCGCACAGCCACGGTGTGCCGCTCGTGCTCGACGCGGCGTGGGCGGCGCACTTCGGGTTCCATCCGGCCCTTCCGCAGCACGGGCTGCAGCGCGGTGCGGATGCCCTCGTGACGAGCGCGCACAAGACGCTGCCGGCGTACACCCAGGGAGCCCTGGTCCTCGCGCGGACCCAGCGCATCGACGAGCAGCGCCTCGACGCTGCCTTCGAGGCGACGCACACCACCAGTCCGGCCGGCTCCATCCTCGCGAGCATCGACGCGGCGCGAGCGCTGCTCGAACGCGACGGTGAACAGCTGCTCGGCCGCCTCGTCGACGTCGTCGCCGACGCACGTCAGCGGCTGGCTCTGGTCCCCGGCCTTCGCGTCGTCGACGGTCCCGTCATCGACCCGGCCAAGCTGGTCCTGGTGCTCGCCGGCACCGGGGCCGACGGCACCGCGGTGGAGCGTGACCTCATCGAGGCGGGAATGCCCGTCGAGATGGCAGACCGCGACACGCTCATCCCGATGGTGACCGTGGCCGACAGGCCCGAGCACCTGGGGCCGTTCCTCGACACGCTGGTCGCATCCATCGAGCGGCACCGCACGGACCCGCGCGCGGTCGTGACGTCGGCGGCCTGGACGGTGGAGCCCGAGACCGTCCTCCTCCCGCGCGAGGCGTTCTTCGCCCCGCGTACCCAGCTCGCGCTGGACGACGCGGTCGGCCGCGTGAGCGCCGAGCTCGTGGCGCCGTACCCGCCGGGGATCCCGGTCCTCGCGCCTGGGGAGCGCGTCACGCGGGAGAGCGTGGACGCCCTGCTGCACGCGCGTGCCACCGGGGTGCGCATCGCCTATGCGGCGGACCCGACCCTGTCGAGCCTGCGTGTGGTGAGCTGA
- a CDS encoding NADP-dependent oxidoreductase — protein sequence MTLAVVATAYGGPDVLDLVEVEVGDPGPGEVVVDVRAAGVNPADVKSYSGAWGNDPAALPKRLGFEAAGVVSAVGPDALGPAGPIRVGDEVIAYPVAGAYAQRLIVQASSVLPKPSTMAWEPAAGLLLAGVAAAHTVVATGVSDGETVLVHGGAGGVGLTVVQLAIARGARVVATARPADHDLLRSLGAEPITYDGGLLERVRAIGPVDAAIDTVGTDEAIDVSLAVVPDPHRIASLVAFGRAKDGIQTLGAGGDKGEDIRDAARLDLVRTAAAGKLTVIVARTYPLEQVRRAHEELFEPHGPGKFVLLP from the coding sequence ATGACGCTCGCGGTGGTGGCAACGGCATACGGCGGTCCCGACGTGCTCGACCTGGTCGAGGTGGAGGTCGGCGATCCAGGGCCTGGTGAGGTCGTCGTCGACGTACGGGCCGCCGGGGTCAACCCGGCCGACGTGAAGTCCTACAGCGGCGCCTGGGGCAACGACCCGGCCGCGCTGCCCAAACGGCTGGGCTTCGAGGCGGCCGGCGTGGTGAGCGCCGTCGGCCCGGACGCGCTGGGGCCGGCCGGCCCGATCCGGGTCGGCGACGAGGTCATCGCCTACCCCGTCGCCGGCGCCTACGCGCAGCGGCTGATCGTGCAGGCGTCGTCGGTCCTGCCCAAGCCGTCGACGATGGCCTGGGAGCCGGCGGCGGGGCTGCTGCTCGCGGGAGTCGCCGCGGCGCACACCGTCGTCGCGACGGGGGTCTCCGACGGGGAGACCGTCCTCGTCCACGGCGGCGCGGGCGGGGTCGGCCTCACCGTCGTCCAGCTCGCGATCGCCCGCGGGGCCAGAGTTGTCGCGACCGCGCGCCCGGCCGACCACGACCTCCTACGGAGCCTCGGCGCCGAGCCGATCACCTACGACGGGGGGCTCTTGGAGCGGGTCCGAGCGATCGGGCCGGTGGACGCGGCGATCGACACCGTCGGGACCGACGAGGCGATCGACGTCTCGCTCGCCGTGGTCCCGGACCCGCACCGGATCGCCTCCCTCGTGGCCTTCGGCCGGGCCAAGGACGGCATCCAGACCCTCGGGGCGGGTGGCGACAAGGGGGAGGACATCCGCGACGCGGCGCGGCTCGACCTCGTGCGGACCGCCGCCGCCGGGAAGCTCACCGTCATCGTGGCGCGGACCTATCCGCTCGAGCAGGTACGCCGCGCGCACGAGGAGCTGTTCGAACCGCACGGGCCGGGCAAGTTCGTGCTGCTCCCCTGA
- a CDS encoding nuclear transport factor 2 family protein, which produces MRSEETLVRSLVECWHDASGVARAREHVTSDYVHHTAMGDWSFDQWQAGMAWVDSVFADRAYTVQHVLVDGDRVAAYVRWVATRRSDGSRVEGAGAYHCRLEGGLVAEDWDVFAPMS; this is translated from the coding sequence GTGCGGAGCGAGGAGACGCTGGTGCGGAGCCTGGTCGAGTGCTGGCACGACGCCTCCGGTGTGGCCCGGGCGCGCGAGCACGTGACGAGCGACTACGTCCACCACACAGCGATGGGCGACTGGTCCTTCGATCAGTGGCAGGCGGGCATGGCCTGGGTCGACTCGGTGTTCGCCGACCGCGCGTACACCGTGCAGCACGTCCTCGTCGACGGTGACCGCGTGGCGGCATACGTCCGGTGGGTCGCGACTCGTCGCTCGGACGGCTCTCGGGTCGAGGGTGCCGGGGCCTATCACTGCCGTCTGGAGGGGGGCCTGGTCGCCGAGGACTGGGACGTCTTCGCTCCGATGTCGTGA
- a CDS encoding glycosyltransferase family 39 protein yields the protein MDSASAEATPGIAWRGIAAVAAAVGLLLLAMSSRYGYHRDELYFLACGRHLAWGYPDQPPLTPFLAWVMNGVGHGSLTVFRLPATLTAVAVTVMAALCARELGGRAFAQVLAALTVGSSTYVLLSGHLLVTSTIDLLAWVAVLWLVVRILRTRDRRLWPLVGLAAGVGLLNKQLPIVLLGGLVVGILLTPEARPLLRGPWPWVAAAIAAVCWTPVLLWQAAHGWPQLTLAHEIRAEYGTAGQRAGFVALQLLLFGVGTYLWVVGLVNLWRDPRWRIYRVLAWTWLFVLAFFVVSAGQGYYTAGTYPVLIAAGAVAVERRRRRWPLVVAVLAVSALFLPAALPVLSPATLGASPWNGLGETQRETVGWPHLVGQVAAAYRSIPPDQRERAGIFTANYGEAGAVDRFGAAAGLPHAWSGINGYGLWGPPPSSMAPVVVVWEDGAPTEFFRDCRDLGRVTAPVSNEESDRASVYVCAGPVDGWAAAWPRLVFLSN from the coding sequence GTGGACAGCGCCTCCGCCGAGGCCACCCCCGGCATCGCCTGGCGAGGGATCGCGGCGGTCGCGGCCGCCGTGGGGCTGCTGCTGCTGGCGATGAGCTCCCGCTACGGCTACCACCGCGACGAGCTCTACTTCCTCGCGTGCGGTCGGCACCTGGCGTGGGGATACCCGGACCAGCCACCGCTCACACCGTTCCTCGCCTGGGTGATGAACGGGGTCGGTCACGGCTCGCTCACCGTCTTCCGGCTGCCGGCGACGCTCACCGCCGTCGCGGTCACCGTCATGGCCGCGCTCTGCGCGCGCGAGCTCGGCGGGCGCGCGTTCGCGCAAGTGCTCGCCGCGCTGACTGTCGGCTCGAGCACCTACGTCCTGCTGTCGGGCCACCTGCTCGTCACCTCGACCATCGACCTGCTCGCGTGGGTCGCCGTGCTGTGGCTGGTGGTCCGGATCCTGCGCACCCGCGACCGGAGACTGTGGCCACTGGTGGGTCTGGCCGCCGGCGTCGGCCTGCTCAACAAGCAGCTGCCCATCGTGCTGCTCGGGGGGCTGGTGGTCGGGATCCTGCTCACGCCGGAGGCCCGCCCGCTCCTGCGCGGGCCCTGGCCCTGGGTGGCCGCGGCGATCGCCGCGGTGTGCTGGACGCCGGTCCTGCTCTGGCAGGCCGCGCACGGCTGGCCCCAGCTGACGCTGGCCCACGAGATCCGCGCCGAGTACGGCACGGCCGGCCAGCGCGCTGGCTTCGTGGCCCTCCAGCTGCTGCTGTTCGGCGTCGGGACCTACCTGTGGGTCGTGGGCCTGGTCAACCTGTGGCGCGACCCCCGCTGGCGGATCTACCGCGTGCTGGCGTGGACGTGGCTGTTCGTCCTGGCCTTCTTCGTGGTCAGCGCCGGCCAGGGGTACTACACCGCGGGGACCTACCCCGTGCTCATCGCCGCCGGCGCCGTCGCGGTGGAGCGACGCCGCCGGCGCTGGCCGCTCGTCGTCGCGGTCCTGGCGGTCTCCGCGCTGTTCCTGCCGGCGGCCCTTCCGGTCCTCTCCCCCGCCACGCTCGGGGCCTCGCCGTGGAACGGCCTCGGCGAGACGCAGCGCGAGACCGTCGGCTGGCCCCACCTGGTCGGGCAGGTCGCGGCGGCGTACCGCTCGATCCCCCCGGACCAGCGCGAGCGAGCCGGCATCTTCACCGCCAACTACGGCGAGGCGGGTGCGGTCGACCGTTTCGGCGCCGCCGCCGGCCTGCCGCACGCGTGGAGCGGTATCAACGGGTACGGCCTCTGGGGACCGCCGCCATCGTCGATGGCGCCGGTGGTCGTCGTCTGGGAGGACGGCGCTCCCACCGAGTTCTTCCGCGACTGCCGAGACCTCGGCAGGGTCACCGCCCCGGTCTCCAATGAGGAGTCCGACCGGGCATCCGTCTACGTGTGCGCGGGGCCGGTCGACGGGTGGGCGGCCGCGTGGCCGCGCCTGGTCTTCCTGTCGAACTGA
- a CDS encoding nucleoside/nucleotide kinase family protein codes for MLAIDRHDLDALLGRARALLVPRGRRLLGVTGPPGAGKSTVAEAVVAAMGADATLVGMDGFHLADDVLRRQGTYERKGAPETFDVGGYVHLLARLRAADEAVVYAPRFHREIEAAVAGAIPVSAATPLVVTEGNYLLLDGPGWSAVAGLLDEVWYVDPGEDVRLERLTARHEAYGRPPDLARARALGSDQANAELVARTRERADVLVTG; via the coding sequence GTGCTGGCGATCGACCGTCACGACCTGGACGCCCTCCTCGGGCGGGCGCGCGCGTTGCTCGTGCCGCGAGGGCGTCGTCTGCTCGGGGTCACCGGGCCGCCGGGGGCCGGCAAGTCCACCGTGGCCGAGGCGGTGGTGGCCGCGATGGGCGCGGACGCGACCCTCGTGGGCATGGACGGCTTCCATCTGGCAGATGACGTGCTGCGCCGCCAGGGCACGTACGAGCGCAAGGGCGCGCCCGAGACCTTCGACGTCGGCGGGTACGTGCACCTGCTCGCCCGTCTGCGGGCGGCCGACGAGGCGGTGGTCTACGCGCCCCGGTTCCACCGCGAGATCGAGGCGGCCGTCGCCGGCGCGATCCCGGTCTCGGCTGCCACCCCGCTGGTCGTCACGGAGGGGAACTACCTCCTTCTCGACGGACCAGGCTGGTCGGCGGTCGCGGGGCTGCTCGACGAGGTCTGGTACGTCGACCCCGGGGAGGACGTACGGCTAGAGCGGCTGACCGCTCGCCACGAGGCCTACGGACGTCCGCCGGACCTCGCCCGCGCCCGCGCGCTCGGCTCCGACCAGGCCAACGCCGAGCTTGTTGCGCGTACCCGGGAGCGGGCCGACGTCCTCGTGACCGGCTGA